In the genome of Zonotrichia albicollis isolate bZonAlb1 chromosome 7, bZonAlb1.hap1, whole genome shotgun sequence, the window AGCCCCCGTTTCCCTTGTGGGAGCAAAGCCACGGCGCGAGTGGGGCTGGAGAGCGGCGCTCGGTGCCCTCCGGTGCTGGCGCTCGCCGCCCGCAGCTCGGCCGGTCGGTGCGCGAGGGGCGCGGGGATGTTCCCGgcgctgcagggccaggagaagGGTGACGGTGAAATATCGATTCAACGGGAGACGGCTGGAACATCGGGGGGATGTTCCGAGAGTGCCCCGCAGCGCAGGAACAGCGGGAAGGGGTTGTGGCTGTGCCGAGGGGAGCGGAGCCGGAGCGGTGCCGGCTGCACCCTCACGTCTGGCACTGGGTGAGACACGGCCTGGCCCGGCGGTGCCTTGCCGGCTGCTCCGGGGGGCTGGAAGTTCCCCGCTTTACGCAGCCGAGTGCTGGGGAGCCCTCTGTCACCGCTGGGCCCCTGCACCCGCCCCGACCCCCGCTGCACCCCGGCGGAGCCCCGGAGAGCgcggccttggggcagcccccGAGCGGCACGGGCAGGGCCGGGGGTCCCGGGCAGGGCtggcgggcagggccgggggtCCCGCCGCGGAAGGCAGCGAGGTCTCTGGCGGCGTGTCCGGGGCAGAGGCGGTGCCGCAGCCGGCACGCTCCCGTCGGGCTGATAAGATAAAAGCGTGCCAAGGGGTGGGTGCGGGCGGGGGGGCGCACACGCCGCCCGGCCGGGAAATCCCCATTGTGTGCCGGCCCTATATATAGGGGCTGCACGGCAGTCGTGTGCCGGCGGTACAATCTCCCTGCCCGCACTCGAGCAGCGCGGGGCGCGCAGCCAGAGCCGCTctccggccccgcagcctcggcccGGCTCGGCACGCACAGCCAGGGCTCTCCCGGGCCGCCCGACGCGGGGCTGCCGTCTCAGCATGGCCCCGCAGAGCGACCGCTCTCCGGACGAAGGGCAGCCGTATTTCGGAGGCGCCGAGGATCCGTCCCCGGGGACCGGCGGGGCCTCCCCGGGCAGCCGGGCCGCctcgcccgcccgccccgctctGGCCCCGCGGGACGCGGCCCGCAGGAAGGGGaaggcgcggcggggccgcggcaaGGCGCGCAGCGAGGGCTCGCTCAGCAAGCAGAAGAGGAGCCGGCGCATGAAGGCGAATGACCGCGAGAGAAACCGCATGCACCACCTCAACTCCGCGCTGGACGCTCTCCGCAGCGTCCTGCCCACCTTCCCCGACGACGCCAAGCTCACCAAGATCGAGACGCTGCGCTTCGCGCACAACTACATCTGGGCGCTCACGCAGAGCCTGCGCCTGGCCGAGCAGGGCCTGCCCGAGCCCCCCGCTCCGCCGCCTccccccggggccgcccccggcGCCTGGGACTCGCCgtgccccgcggccccgccgcccgccgccctgCGCCGCTGCCCCGCCGCCTTCCCCGCCTTCCTGTAAGCCCCCCACCCCGGGGCGGCCCCCAAAGAGCCGGCCCCCAAAGGCCCCGGACAGAAACAAATCACGGTTTTGTACTCGTTAACGgtaaattatattaatttgtCGCTATCGGTATTTATTGATTGTATTTCGTAACAGATATGTATTTTGTATATAAGAGTATTTTCAGCGGCGGTGGTCCAGCTGTCTGCGCCCGCAGCTATATTTTGaacttttctgaagaaaaagaagaggacaaATAAAGCGTGCCGCGGCCAGACCTGTGCGAGGCCGTGTTTATATCGCCGAGGGCTCTCTGAGAGTTTCAAAAGGAGGGAGGGCAGCGCCGGCCCCCGGAGCTCCCTCGGTGCCCGGTGCGGGGTCGTTCCCTTGCGGGGTGGAGCAGTGATGGAGAGCGGGGTCCCGGGAATGTGCCCGTCCAGGCCCACGCTCGGATTTAAAccaggctctccctgcaggtgccTTTCCCCGCAGAGCTGCGGCCGCTCCCGTCTCCAGGTGAGCTGTGCCCGGTGCGGGGCTGGTTT includes:
- the NEUROG3 gene encoding neurogenin-3 — translated: MAPQSDRSPDEGQPYFGGAEDPSPGTGGASPGSRAASPARPALAPRDAARRKGKARRGRGKARSEGSLSKQKRSRRMKANDRERNRMHHLNSALDALRSVLPTFPDDAKLTKIETLRFAHNYIWALTQSLRLAEQGLPEPPAPPPPPGAAPGAWDSPCPAAPPPAALRRCPAAFPAFL